GCCATCGACGCCCTGGAACACCAGGGAGAAGACCGTGGAGCCGATGAGGATGAAGATCACCATGGCGGTGATCCGCATGGTGTTGGACATCGCTTCCCGGATCAGCGGCCAGGAGTAGCGCCCGTTCACCCAGGCCAGCGCCACCGCGCCCACGGCGCCCATGGCGCCGGCCTCCGTCGGCGTCGCCAGCCCCAGGAAGATGGTGCCGAGCACAAGGAAGATGAGGACGATGGAGGGCACCATGCCCTTGAGCACGCGCCAGTAGAGCGGCCAGCCCCGCGTCCCCAGCGCCTCCGGCGGGAGGGCCGGGACCTTGTGGGGCGCGAAGATGGAGACGCCCGCGATGAAGGCCATGAACAGCAGGATCTGCAGGATCGAGGGCCCGATGGCGCCCGCGTACATGTCGCCCACCGAGCGGCCGAGCTGGTCGCCCAGCACGATGAGCACGAGGGAGGGCGGGATGACTTGCGTGATGGTGCCCGACGCCGCGATCACGCCCGTCGCGATCCGCATGTCGTAGCCGTAGCGCATCATGATCGGCAGGGAGATCATGCCCATGGCGATGACCGAGGCCGCCACCGTGCCGGTGATGGCGCCGAGCACGGCGCCGACGAGGATGACGGCATAGGCTAGGCCGCCCGGGATCTTACCGAAGAGCTGCCCCGTGCCCTCCAGCAGGTCCTCCGCGAGCCCGCAGCGCTCCAGGATCGCGCCCATGAGGGTAAAGAAGGGGATGGAGAGCAGCAGGTCGTTCGACAGCGTGCCGAAAACCCGGAGCGGCAGGTTGCCGAGATAGGCGGTGGTGAAGAAGCCCAGCTCGATGGAGATGAAGCCGAAGAACAGCCCTACCGCGGCGAGCGAGAAGGCCACGGGAAAGCCGAGCAGGAGGAAGATCACCAGGCCGCCGAACATCAGCGGCGGCATGTAGTCGGGGTTCATGGAAAGATCCGTCCGGTCGTCGTCTGGTTCACTGAAGAGGCCGCTCGTAGGCGACGACCGCCTCGCTCTCCGGCTTCAGGCCGCGGAGCAGCGCGATGCGCTTGATGAGCTCCGAGACGCCCTGCAGCGATAGCAGCGCGAAGCCGACGGGCATCAGCAGCTTCACCGGCCAGCGCAGAAGGCCGCCGGCGTTCTGGCTGCCTTCCAGGCGCTGCCAGCTGTCCAGGAAGAAGGGCCAGGTCATCCAGGCCAGCAGGATCATGGCCGGCAGGAGGAAGACGACGAAGCCGAACACGTCCACCCACAGCCGCGCCCGCTCCGACAGGTTGCCGTAAAGGATGTCCACCCGCACGTGCTCGTTCCGGAACAGCGTGTAGGAGGCGCCGAGCATCACCATCCCCGCGAAGAGGTACCACTGCACCTCCAGCCAGGCATTGGACGAGTAGGAGACGCCGTAGCGCACGAAGGCGTTCCCGGCGCTGATGGCGCAGGCCAGCAGCGTCATCCAGTCGGCAATCCGGCCGATCTTCGCGTTCAGGTCGTCCACGAAGCGGCTGAAGGCGAGCAGTGGCTTCATCGTATCCGTAATCCTTAGAACCTTCAGCGGCGCGGCTGGGCGGCCTGCTGCTGCTCCTGCGCCTGCATCAGGTAGACGAAGCTGTCATAGGAGTTCTCGGCCACCCGGAACCACTGGAGCTGGGTGTCGCGATAGGCCTTGAAGTGGTCGTACACCTTCTTGAAGCGCGGGTTGGCCGCCGCCGTCTCGTCGTAGAGCTCGAAGGTGGCGCGGTAGCAGGCCTGCATCACCTCGCGCGGGAAGGCGCGCAGCTGGGCGCCGCCCGCGATCAGGCGCCGCAGCGCCGCCGGGTTCTGGTTGTCGTACTTGGCGATGGTCTCGACCGTCGCGTCGCGGCAGGCGCTGGTCAGCGCCTCCTTATACAGCGGCGGCAGCTCGTCGTACTTCGCCTTGTTGATGTGGAGGGAGAGGTTCAGCCCGCCCTCCCACCAGCCCGGGTAGTAGTAGTAGGGCGCCACCCGGTTGAAGCCGAGCTTCTCGTCGTCGTACGGCCCGATCCACTCGGCCGCGTCAATCGTGCCGCGCTCCAGCGCCGCGTAGATGTCGCCGCCCGCGATCTGCTGCGGCACGGCGCCGAGCTTCTGCACCACGTTGCCGGCGAAGCCGCCGATGCGGAACTTCAGGCCGGACAGGTCCTGGACGGTGCGGATCTCCTTCCTGAACCAGCCGCCCATCTGGGCGCCCGTGTTGCCGGCCTGGAAGGAGACGATGTTGTAGCCCTCGAAGAACTCGCGCATCACCTCGTGCCCGCCGCCGGCGTTGAGCCAGGCGTTCTGCTGGCGGAAGTTCATGCCGAAGGGGACGGTGCCGTCGAAGGCGAAGGTCGGGTCCTTGCCCACGAAGTAGTAGGAGGCGGTGTGGGCGCACTCGATGTTGCCCTGCTGCACGGCGTCAACCGTGCCGAAGGCGGGCACGATCTCGCCCGCGGCGAAGGGGGTAATGCGGAAGCGGCCATCCGTCAGCGCCGCCACCCGCCGCGCCACGATCTCTCCCGCGCCGTAGATCGTATCCAGGCTCTTGGGGAAGGAGGAGGCCATGCGCCAGCGCAGCTCCGGCGCCGTCTGGGCGATGGCGGGGGCGCTGAGGGGGGCAGCGAGCGTCGTGGCCGCGGCGGCAGCCAGCGGCGCGCCCGCGACGAAACGGCGGCGATTCATCGGATGTTCGTCTCCCGGCAGGCCCGTCAGAACGCGGGCGTTCCCTCCGCCCTTAACCTTCCATGGCCCCGCTGCCTAGCACTGATCGCGTGTCCGAGAGGTGCCGACCGGGTTACGGTGCGGCCATGTCCCCCGCCCCTCCGGCCTTCGGGCCCGCCATCCCGATCCTCCGCATGTTCGACGTGCCGGCCACGCGCGCCTTCTACCTCGGCTATCTCGGCTTCTCCTGGGACTGGGAGCACCGCTTCGCCCCGGACCTGCCGCTCTATGCCGCGATCTCCCTCGGCGGCGTGGCCCTCCACCTCAGCCAGCACCATGGCGACGCCACGCCGGGATCGGCGCTGCTGCTGCGAGTGAAGGGAATCGAGGCCTTCCACGCCGCCCTGGCCGGGGATTACGGCTTCGCCCGGCCAGGCCTCGAGGAGGCGCCCTGGGGCGCCCGCATCCTGAGCGTGACCGATCCCGCCGGGAACCGCCTGACCTTCGAGGAACCGCGCTGAGGGAGCGACCGGTTCATCCTTCGTTCATGTCGGGCCGGGAATGCTGTGCGGGCCGGAAGAGCCGGCGCCCCCTCAGGACGAGACCGGACCGACCGATGACCCCCTCCGCTTCCCCCCGCATCCTCCGCCCCATCCACTCCGCCGCCCTGCTGGAGGGGCCGGCCGGCGTGGCCCTGCACCTGCACGGGATTGACGGCGCGCTGACCCAGGTGCCCCTCACCCTCGCCGCCCTGCGCGAGATCGCGGCCCTGGCCGGCGCCGCCGCCGCCCAGTCGGCTTCCGGGGACTGAGCGGGCCTCAGCCCAGCAGCACCGCCACGTGCTCCGCCAGGTCCGCCTGGCGATAGGGCTTGTGCAGCACCGGGATGTTCGCGGCCAGCGCCGCCAGTTCCGCGTAGCCGGTGACCAGCAGGATCGGCAGGTCCGGCCGCATCACCCGCGCCCGCTCGGACAACTCCGCCCCCGTCATGCGCGGCATGGCAAAATCCGCCACCATCAGCCGGACGGAGGGGTCGCTCTCCAGCACGCGCAGGGCGGCGATCCCGTCATCCGCCTCCACCGTCTCGTGGCCGAGATCGGCCAGGAAGCCGGCCGTCACCTCCCGCACCGTGGCGTCGTCGTCCACCACCAGCACGCGCACCGGCTCCCGCGCGGGCGCCACCTCCCGCGCCTCGGCACCCGCCTGCGTCGCCGCCCCGTCCCCCGCCGGCAGGTAGAGGGCGACGCGCGTGCCCTCGCCGGGGCGGCTCTCGATGGTCAGCCCGCCGCCGGATTGCTGGACCAGGCCGTAGACCATGGGCAGGCCCAGCCCCGTGCCCTTGCCCACCTCCTTCGTGGTGAAGAAGGGCTCGAGCACGCGCGCCAGCACCTCCGGCGGCATGCCCGTGCCCGTATCGGCGACGGTGACGCGCACGTAGTCTCCCGCCGGCAGATCGGGCACCTGCTCCGCCGCCACCGTCACGTCCTCGGTGGCAATGGTGATGGTGCCGCCGTTCGGCATGGCGTCGCGCGCGTTGATGCAGAGGTTCAGCAGGGCGAGTTCCAGCTGCTCCGGGTCCACCATCGCGGTCACCGGCTCCGGCGCCAGCCGCCGGCGCAGCTCCACCGTGCTCCCGTTCGGCCCGCCCAGGCTGCGCGCCAGCAGGTCCCCCATGCCGAGGACCAGCGCGTTCACGGAGACGGTGCGCAGCGCCAGCTCGTTCCGGCGGGAGAAGGCCAGCAGCCGCCGCGTCAGCGCCGATCCGCGCTCCGCCGCCATGGTGGCGTTGCGCAGCAGCCGCCGCAGCCCGGGATCCTCCCCGACCCGCCGCCCGGCCAGCTGCAGGCTGCCGAGGATGGCGGTGAGGAGGTTGTTGAAGTCGTGCGCCACGCCCCCGGCCATGGTGCCCAGCGCCTGCATCTTGTCGGCCTGGCGCAGCCGCGCCTCCATCTGGCGCGCCTCCGTCACGTCGCGCCCGATCGTCACCAGCACGCCGCCCCCGAGCGCCACGCGGCTCACCTGCATCCAGCGGCTGCCGCCCTCCTCGCCCGCCTCCTCGACGAGCTCGGAGACGGCGCCCTCCGCCAGCGCGCCCGCCTCGGCCCGCGCCAGTCGCGACGCGGCCTCGGCCGGGAGCAACTCGGATTCGCGCCGGCCGAGAAGGGACTCGACCGTCCCGCCCAGCGCCGCCGCCTTGGGGCCGTTCAGCCGGATGAAACGTCCTGCCGCATCCTTGAAGGAGAGCTGTTCCGGCAGGTTCTCCAGCAGCCCGCGCATCAGGGCGCGCTCCGTCTCCAGCGCGCGCCGCAACCCGTGCCGGTCCCGCGCGGCCGTGACCATGGAGAGCAGGGCGGCCGGTTCCCAGGGCTTGGCCGCGTAGCCGGCGATGCGGCCGCGGTTCACCGCGCCCACCACCGCGTCCAGCTCGGCGTAGCCCGTCAGCAGCAGCGCCTCGGCGTCGGAATGGGCGCGGGCCCGCTCGAGGAAGACGTCGCCCGTCAGCCCGGGCATGCGCTGGTCGGAGAGGATGACGGCCGGGCGCAGCCCGCCGGCCAGCATCCCCAGCGCCTCCTCCGGCCGGGTGGTGGAGACGACCTCGAACTCGTCCTCCAGCAGGTCCGTCAACGCGGTCAGGATCTCCGCCTCGTCGTCCACGAGGAGGATCGTGGCGCGCCCGCCCGGCATCGCACCCGCCGTCACGCCGCGCCCTCCGCGGGCACGCGCACGGTGAAGCGCGCCCCGCCGCCGGGCGCGTCGTCGACGGTGATGCTGCCGTGATGGGCCCCGACCACGGTGTAGGCGATGGACAGCCCCAGTCCCGTTCCGGCCCCCACGGGCTTGGTGGTGAAGAAGGGCTCGAAGATGCGCGCCCGGATCGCCTCCGGCACGCCGGGGCCGGAATCGCTCACCTCGATCACGTAGTCGCCGCCGTCCAGGCGCGTCGCCACGCGGATCCCGCCCGGGCCCTGGATCGCGTCCGCCGCGTTGCCGACGATGTTCATCACTACCTGGTTGAGGAGGGCCGGGGAGCATCGCAGGATTCGCGGCGCCTGGAAGTCCTGCTCCACCACGATCCGGTCGGAGAGCTTGTGGGTCAGCAGGGCGAGAACGGTGGAGATCGCCTCCGGCACGTCCACCTCCTGCGCGCCGCCCTCCTCCATGCGGGAAAAGCGGCGGAGGTTGGAGACGAGCTCCTGGATGCGCCGAAGCCCCACCGCCATGGATTCCGCGCGCTGCACGGCCTTGCCCACCGCGCGCGCCGCCTCCGGGTCCTCCGCCACGCGCGGGGCCAGCCCGTCCAGGAGCCGCGTCACCGTTCCCTGATGCGCCAGGATGAAGGCCAGCGGATTGTTGATCTCGTGCGCGATGCCCGCCACCAGCTCGCCGAGGGAGGCCATCTTGGCCGCCTGCACCAGCTTGCCCTGGGTGTCGCGCAGGGCGTGGTTGGCCGCGCCCAGCTCCGTGTTCGCCCGCTCCAGCGCGTCGGCCAGGGCGGCGCGGGCCTCGGCGGAGGCGGCCTCGGCCCGGGCGCGTTCCACCTCGCGCAACCGCTCGCGCAGCGCGGCCTCGATCCGGCGGTTCTCCTCGCGCAGCAGCTTGCGGCGGACCAGGGCGCGCACGCGCAGCCGGATCGCCTCGCCCACCGCTTCGGCGGGCAGGACGTCGTCGGCCCCGGCCTCGAAGGCGGCCACAGGGCTGGCCCGCGCGCCCTCCAGCGCCACGATGCGGAAGGCGGCGTCGGCATCGCCCGCCCGCGCCGCATCGGCGGATCGCATGGCGTCCAGGCGCCGGCACAGCGCCAGCCCTTCCGGCCCCAGCCCGGCGAGGTTGATCAGCACCCCGTCCCAGCCTTCCCGCCCGGCCGCGGCCTCCGCGCCGGCGCTGTCCACCGCCTCCACGCTGTCCCCGTCCCCGGCGAGCAGGGAGGAGAGCCAGAGGCGGTGGGTCGGGCCGTCATCCACCAGCAGCAGCCGCGCCCGCCGAAAGCCCGCGCCGGGGGAGTCCGGCATCCCCTCCGCGTCGCTGCGGCGGAGCAGGGCGCGCAGCCGGGCCAGGATCAACTCCCGCCCGGCGGATTTCGGCGCGTAGGCGTCGGCGCCGCTCTCCAGCCCCTGGCGCTCCAGGTCGGCGCCGTGCCCGCCCCCGCCATCGGTGAGCATCAGCACGGGAAGCGCCCGGGCGCGCACGTTCAGGCGGATTCGGCGCACCAGCTCGTCGCCGTTCATGCCGGGCAGATGGTAGTCCGCGATGACCAGGGCGGGCAGAGGGCCGTTCAGCCCGTCCAGCGCCGCCTCCGCCGTCGCGGCGCGGGTCACGGCGAAGCCCTCCGCCTCCAGCATCCGGCGGAGCTGGAGGGCCTGGGTCTCGGAATCCTCGACCAGCAGGATGCGCGGTGCCTCCTCCCGTCCGCCCTCCGGGCCCCCCTCAGCGGGCCATGCTGACTCGGCGCTCACTTCGTCCTCGCGCCCGTCTCGGGGCTGCCTGCCGCCTTCAGCAAGCGCGGCCCGATGAGGTCCAGCGGCAGCAGGGAGGAGACCCCGCCCAGCCGCGCCGCGGCCGCCGGCATGCCGTAGACCACCGCCGTCGTCTCGTCCTCCGCCAGGGTGAGCCCGCCGGCGTTCCGCAGCGCGGTCAGGCCCCGCGCCCCGTCCTCGCCCATCCCCGTCAGCAGGATCCCCATGCCGCGCGGCCCGAGGTTGCGGGCCATGGTCTGGAACAGCACGTCCGCCGCCGGGCGCTGCCCGCCCACGGGCGGCGCTTCGCTCACCTGCATCAGCCCGCCGGCGGTGATCCCGAGGTGCCGGTCCCCCGGCGCCACGTAGACATGGCCGGCGCGGGGCAGGGTGCGGTCCTGCGCGACCGTCACGCGCGGCGCCACCAGCCCGTCCAGCCAGGCCGCGAACCCCTCCATGAACGGCGCGCCCATGTGCTGCACCACCAGCACCGGCACGGGAAAGTCCGCGGGCAGCGCCCCCAGCACCCGCGCCAGGGCCGGCGGGCCGCCGGTGGAGGCGCCGATCCCCACCAGCGCGGGCTGGGAGGGAGTAGGAAGGGGAAAGACCAGCTGTGGGGCAGAGCGAGGCGCCCCGAGGCCCCCGGCCCGGCGCCGGATCACCGGCACCTGGCTCATGATGAAGAGCTGGGTGCAGATCCCCTCCGCCGCCCGCTCCCACCCCTCGCGCGAGGGGCCCAGCGGCTTCTCCACCACGGTCAGCGCCCCCGCCCGCAGCGCGTTCATGGAGATGCGGAGTCCCCCCTCCTCCACCGCGTCGGCAATCACCACGATGGGGGTGGGGTGCTCCGCCATGATGCGGCGGGTAGCCTCCAGCCCGTCCATCCCGGGCAGGCGGATGTCCATGGAGATCACGTCGGGCCGGACGCGCGTGATCTCCGCCAGCGCCTCCTCGGCGGAGGGGATCGCGGCGACGAGCTGCAGCCGGGGGTCGCGGGAGACGATGTGGGAGAGGAGGTGCCGCACGACGGCACTGTCCTCCACGATCATGACGCGCACGGGAGAGGCCAATTCGGGGCCTCAGACCAGCTGGCCGATGGCAGCCAGCAGGGCCCCGCCATCGAAGCCCTGCTTCGTCAGATACGCGCTCGCGCCCAGCTCCATGCCCCGCTGCACGTCGCCGGGGCTGTCGCGGGAGGTCATGAGAATCACCGGCAGCTCCGCCAAGTGCGGATCCGCCCTGATGGCCTCGATGAGCCCGAACCCGTCCATGCGTGGCATTTCGACGTCGGCGAGGACGAGGTCAACCGAGGCGCCGGGTTCGCGCAGAGAGTTGAGCGCGTCCAGCCCATCCACCGCCAGGGTCACGCGGTAGCCGCCGGCCTCCAGAACGCTGCGCTCCAGCGTGCGGGTGGTGATGGAGT
This genomic window from Pararoseomonas sp. SCSIO 73927 contains:
- a CDS encoding TRAP transporter substrate-binding protein yields the protein MNRRRFVAGAPLAAAAATTLAAPLSAPAIAQTAPELRWRMASSFPKSLDTIYGAGEIVARRVAALTDGRFRITPFAAGEIVPAFGTVDAVQQGNIECAHTASYYFVGKDPTFAFDGTVPFGMNFRQQNAWLNAGGGHEVMREFFEGYNIVSFQAGNTGAQMGGWFRKEIRTVQDLSGLKFRIGGFAGNVVQKLGAVPQQIAGGDIYAALERGTIDAAEWIGPYDDEKLGFNRVAPYYYYPGWWEGGLNLSLHINKAKYDELPPLYKEALTSACRDATVETIAKYDNQNPAALRRLIAGGAQLRAFPREVMQACYRATFELYDETAAANPRFKKVYDHFKAYRDTQLQWFRVAENSYDSFVYLMQAQEQQQAAQPRR
- a CDS encoding TRAP transporter large permease subunit, yielding MNPDYMPPLMFGGLVIFLLLGFPVAFSLAAVGLFFGFISIELGFFTTAYLGNLPLRVFGTLSNDLLLSIPFFTLMGAILERCGLAEDLLEGTGQLFGKIPGGLAYAVILVGAVLGAITGTVAASVIAMGMISLPIMMRYGYDMRIATGVIAASGTITQVIPPSLVLIVLGDQLGRSVGDMYAGAIGPSILQILLFMAFIAGVSIFAPHKVPALPPEALGTRGWPLYWRVLKGMVPSIVLIFLVLGTIFLGLATPTEAGAMGAVGAVALAWVNGRYSWPLIREAMSNTMRITAMVIFILIGSTVFSLVFQGVDGGLWLEHMLSGLPGGQVGFLIAVNVFVFFLAFFLDFFEIAFIIVPLLAPVAAKLGIDLVWFGVLLCINLQTSFMHPPFGFALFYLRGIAPKSVLSRDIYWGAVPWLLLQLLLVAIVIIWPESVTYWIDKGTGVDPNSVRIEVPMPDMGEDAPPITFN
- a CDS encoding ATP-binding protein; its protein translation is MSAESAWPAEGGPEGGREEAPRILLVEDSETQALQLRRMLEAEGFAVTRAATAEAALDGLNGPLPALVIADYHLPGMNGDELVRRIRLNVRARALPVLMLTDGGGGHGADLERQGLESGADAYAPKSAGRELILARLRALLRRSDAEGMPDSPGAGFRRARLLLVDDGPTHRLWLSSLLAGDGDSVEAVDSAGAEAAAGREGWDGVLINLAGLGPEGLALCRRLDAMRSADAARAGDADAAFRIVALEGARASPVAAFEAGADDVLPAEAVGEAIRLRVRALVRRKLLREENRRIEAALRERLREVERARAEAASAEARAALADALERANTELGAANHALRDTQGKLVQAAKMASLGELVAGIAHEINNPLAFILAHQGTVTRLLDGLAPRVAEDPEAARAVGKAVQRAESMAVGLRRIQELVSNLRRFSRMEEGGAQEVDVPEAISTVLALLTHKLSDRIVVEQDFQAPRILRCSPALLNQVVMNIVGNAADAIQGPGGIRVATRLDGGDYVIEVSDSGPGVPEAIRARIFEPFFTTKPVGAGTGLGLSIAYTVVGAHHGSITVDDAPGGGARFTVRVPAEGAA
- a CDS encoding response regulator — its product is MTAGAMPGGRATILLVDDEAEILTALTDLLEDEFEVVSTTRPEEALGMLAGGLRPAVILSDQRMPGLTGDVFLERARAHSDAEALLLTGYAELDAVVGAVNRGRIAGYAAKPWEPAALLSMVTAARDRHGLRRALETERALMRGLLENLPEQLSFKDAAGRFIRLNGPKAAALGGTVESLLGRRESELLPAEAASRLARAEAGALAEGAVSELVEEAGEEGGSRWMQVSRVALGGGVLVTIGRDVTEARQMEARLRQADKMQALGTMAGGVAHDFNNLLTAILGSLQLAGRRVGEDPGLRRLLRNATMAAERGSALTRRLLAFSRRNELALRTVSVNALVLGMGDLLARSLGGPNGSTVELRRRLAPEPVTAMVDPEQLELALLNLCINARDAMPNGGTITIATEDVTVAAEQVPDLPAGDYVRVTVADTGTGMPPEVLARVLEPFFTTKEVGKGTGLGLPMVYGLVQQSGGGLTIESRPGEGTRVALYLPAGDGAATQAGAEAREVAPAREPVRVLVVDDDATVREVTAGFLADLGHETVEADDGIAALRVLESDPSVRLMVADFAMPRMTGAELSERARVMRPDLPILLVTGYAELAALAANIPVLHKPYRQADLAEHVAVLLG
- a CDS encoding glyoxalase superfamily protein → MSPAPPAFGPAIPILRMFDVPATRAFYLGYLGFSWDWEHRFAPDLPLYAAISLGGVALHLSQHHGDATPGSALLLRVKGIEAFHAALAGDYGFARPGLEEAPWGARILSVTDPAGNRLTFEEPR
- the cheB gene encoding chemotaxis-specific protein-glutamate methyltransferase CheB: MIVEDSAVVRHLLSHIVSRDPRLQLVAAIPSAEEALAEITRVRPDVISMDIRLPGMDGLEATRRIMAEHPTPIVVIADAVEEGGLRISMNALRAGALTVVEKPLGPSREGWERAAEGICTQLFIMSQVPVIRRRAGGLGAPRSAPQLVFPLPTPSQPALVGIGASTGGPPALARVLGALPADFPVPVLVVQHMGAPFMEGFAAWLDGLVAPRVTVAQDRTLPRAGHVYVAPGDRHLGITAGGLMQVSEAPPVGGQRPAADVLFQTMARNLGPRGMGILLTGMGEDGARGLTALRNAGGLTLAEDETTAVVYGMPAAAARLGGVSSLLPLDLIGPRLLKAAGSPETGARTK
- a CDS encoding TRAP transporter small permease subunit, translated to MKPLLAFSRFVDDLNAKIGRIADWMTLLACAISAGNAFVRYGVSYSSNAWLEVQWYLFAGMVMLGASYTLFRNEHVRVDILYGNLSERARLWVDVFGFVVFLLPAMILLAWMTWPFFLDSWQRLEGSQNAGGLLRWPVKLLMPVGFALLSLQGVSELIKRIALLRGLKPESEAVVAYERPLQ